The Tripterygium wilfordii isolate XIE 37 chromosome 17, ASM1340144v1, whole genome shotgun sequence genome has a window encoding:
- the LOC119981875 gene encoding uncharacterized protein LOC119981875, with protein sequence MDGELYKKRPEYDLLMRCLSQQESMKIMVEVLEGVCGVHQAGRKMRWLTRRGWVVDLIGKIYPPYEQGHYFIIVVTDYFKKWAEAFPLKFVTQHDVIKIQTFTLKYGFEISHSTPYYAQDNGEAESTNKVLKNIIERMMMVRSTMVALQNQLSPTDYYQTMMTELKGLDEVRLVAFDHLQIRKQKVMKAYNRRVREKIFVVAVLVWKVVLIIGQRNSTYGKWSPSCEGPYQVT encoded by the exons ATGGATggagaactttacaagaagagGCCAGAATATGATTTACTCATGAGATGTCTGAGTCAGCAGGAATCTATGAAGATAATGGTGGAAGTACTTGAAGGAGTTTGCGGAGTTCATCAAGCAGGCAGAAAGATGAGGTGGCTCACAAGAAG GGGATGGGTTGTGGATctcattgggaagatctatccaCCATATGAACAAGGACATTATTTTATCATAGTAGTCACGGACTACTTCAAAAAATGGGCGGAGGCCTTTCCACTCAAATTCGTAACTCAACACGATGTGATAAAG ATACAAACTTTTACCTTGAAATAtggttttgaaatttcacattcTACACCATATTATGCTCAAGACAATGGTGAAGCAGAGTCTACTAACAAAGTTCTGAAGAATATAATCGAAAGAATG ATGATGGTTAGATCAACAATGGTAGCCTTGCAGAATCAATTATCACCTACAGACTATTATCAAACTATGATGACAGAGCTGAAAGGCCTTGATGAAGTCAGACTTGTTGCCTTTGACCATCTTCAAATTCGGAAGCAAAAGGTCATGAAGGCTTACAACAGGAGAGTACGAGAGAAGATATTTGTTGTTGCTGTCCTAGTTTGGAAAGTTGTTCTCATCATTGGTCAAAGAAATTCAACCTATGGCAAATGGTCACCATCTTGTGAGGGACCATATCAAGTGACATAG